Genomic segment of Peribacillus frigoritolerans:
TCATTACTGAAGATCGCATCCTTTAACCATAAATGGAATGAATACTCCACAGGAAATTCAAGCAGGAATTTAGTCGATTTCCTTTTTAAATGAAAACCCACTTCGTAAAACGAAGTGGGTTTTCATTTTTCCCTATGGAAATGCACATCCTAAAAAGGGGACATTTTTACAGAGAATGACAAATAAAAACGCAAAACTCCTCAATGTGAAAAAAGACTCACAATATAGAAAATATTGTAGATTACATTACTCAAAACCCTCCAATATAAACCAGTAAAATACTACTATTTTCCCCATGTAACAAAAATGTAATATGTTTAAACCTGTTTATTTTGTTAGAATAGGGAAAAAGACATATTTAGAGGTGGAAAATCGTGAAAAAAAGTGTTGTCGCATTTTCGACATTAGCCATTTTATCTTCGACTTTTGTTTCTCCTGCCCTTGCCGGTACATATACAGTCAAAAGCGGTGATAACTTAAGTAAAATCGCCCAGAAGCATAATACGACGGTAAAAGACTTAAAACAGCTTAATAACTTAAAATCAGACTTTTTGAGAATCAATCAAAAATTAATTACACCCAACTCCAAAACAACATCAACATCAAATGCTTCTTCAGTTTCCGTGAAAAAAACAAAGAAAACCACATATACCATTGTTTCAGGTGACACCTTAACCAGGATAGCAAACAAGCATAACCTTACACTTGCTGAATTGATGAAACTGAATAACTTAAAATCCGATAGAATTTATGCAGGTAACAAACTTATCGTATCTAAATCAACCACTACCACTACCATTGATTTACCCGGCAGCTCCAAACCATCCAATGTTACACAGACCCCAGTCAATTCGTCTACATACATTGTGGTAAAAGGTGACACTCTTTCCAAGATTTCAAGAAAAACCAACTTGTCTGTAGCTCAGCTTAAATCAATCAACTCTTTAAAGTCCGATTTAATCAGAGTGGGGCAAAAGCTAAAACTAAGTAAATCCGCAAGTACTGCCCCAGCTGATAAAAACGATGAAGGAAAAGTGGAAGCCCCAAGTTCGGGGAACAAAGTGGCCAAGCTCGTTTCCGAAGCAAAAAAATTAATTGGTACACCATATTCGTGGGCGGGTTCCTCCCCATCAGGTTTCGATTGCAGCGGATTCATTTACTATACATTC
This window contains:
- a CDS encoding LysM peptidoglycan-binding domain-containing protein, producing the protein MKKSVVAFSTLAILSSTFVSPALAGTYTVKSGDNLSKIAQKHNTTVKDLKQLNNLKSDFLRINQKLITPNSKTTSTSNASSVSVKKTKKTTYTIVSGDTLTRIANKHNLTLAELMKLNNLKSDRIYAGNKLIVSKSTTTTTIDLPGSSKPSNVTQTPVNSSTYIVVKGDTLSKISRKTNLSVAQLKSINSLKSDLIRVGQKLKLSKSASTAPADKNDEGKVEAPSSGNKVAKLVSEAKKLIGTPYSWAGSSPSGFDCSGFIYYTFKKAGYDVPRLSSSTYYDMGKKVTSPKSGDLIFFATGSNKSVVSHMGIYLGGGEFIHASSSKGVTISTTSNSYFKSKIIGYRSL